A part of Aspergillus flavus chromosome 1, complete sequence genomic DNA contains:
- a CDS encoding putative acyl-CoA:6-aminopenicillanic-acid-acyltransferase, giving the protein MHVEAPELPKLVLRGTPKEIGLQHGYRLQEQIKSQLGIYEEMFEYTTKMDWPTVLKLAEEFRASLERKTPSLYLEMQGIAEGAGVGILDIVALNCRSEISFGSFSDGCTSLSWKKNENARVLAQNWDWTTSVQKNLALMDIEISGKPRICMVTEAGIIGKIGFNSAGVGTCLNAIKARPCVSSKVPIHIALRLCLESTSVASALQTIASLGGVASSQHILIADSTTSLGLELSPLGDVHLKEDEDGFIMHTNHFIENKNVKEPSWIKGSPARLERAQQLAHELVNNGIKGDLITPSLLREQVFSDTCNAPQSICAQEDPSTHHTRRTSTLFNIVMNLDKQDLGAEVVVGQPGSGKESPVIKMPWM; this is encoded by the exons ATGCATGTCGAAGCTCCGGAGCTCCCTAAGCTAGTCTTAAGGGGTACCCCCAAAGAG ATTGGTCTCCAGCATGGCTACCGCCTGCAGGAGCAAATCAAGTCCCAACTAGGCATCTATGAAGAGATGTTCGAGTACACTACCAAAATGGACTGGCCGACTGTTCTCAAGCTTGCGGAGGAATTCCGGGCCTCCCTGGAACGCAAAACACCTAGTTTGTACCTCGAGATGCAGGGCATAGCCGAAGGAGCAGGGGTGGGTATCCTGGACATTGTAGCGTTGAACTGTCGGAGTGAAATATCGTTTGGAAGCTTCTCAGATGGATGCACGAGTCTTTCGTggaaaaaaaatgaaaacgCACGAGTTTTGGCACAGAACTGGGATTGGACTACCAGCGTTCAGAAGAATCTAGCATTGATGGATATTGAGATCTCTGGGAAGCCGAGGATCTGCATGGTCACTGAG GCAGGTATTATAGGAAAGATTGGATTCAATAGCGCTGGAGTCGGAACTTGCCTTAACGCTATTAAAGCTCGACCATGCGTTAGCTCCAAGGTGCCGATCCATATAGCTCTCCGCTTATGTTTGGAAAGCACATCCGTTGCGAGTGCATTACAGACGATCGCATCTCTGGGAGGTGTAGCTTCGAGCCAACATATCTTGATTGCCGACAGCACAACATCCCTTGGCCTGGAGCTCTCGCCCTTGGGAGACGTACACttgaaggaagatgaggatggctTTATCATGCATACCAACCATTTTATCGAGAACAAGAATGTGAAGGAGCCCTCATGGATTAAGGGCTCACCTGCCCGTTTAGAAAGAGCTCAGCAGCTCGCCCACGAGTTGGTTAACAACGGCATCAAGGGCGACTTGATCACACCTAGTTTACTACGGGAGCAGGTGTTCTCCGATACCTGCAATGCGCCACAATCCATTTGTGCCCAGGAGGATCCTAGTACTCATCACACAAGGCGCACCTCTACACTGTTCAACATTGTGATGAATCTGGACAAGCAGGATCTGGGGGCGGAAGTTGTCGTTGGTCAGCCGGGCTCTGGCAAGGAAAGTCCCGTTATAAAGATGCCGTGGATGTGA